DNA sequence from the Deltaproteobacteria bacterium genome:
AGCCGGCAGCGGGGCGGAGTGGGCCGGCGCAAGCGGCGGCTCGGGCCCTCGCGCCAGCCGCGGATTGGGGGGAGGGAGGGCGGCTGGCACTCGGGACGCCGCCCGGGCCTCGCGTCACCTCGCGCCCCCTCCGTACCCCCATGTCCGAGAACTCGACCGCCCTGCCGCGCGCCCTTCCATTGACCCGGCGGGTCCGGCCCGGCTACACCTGCGTGCGATAGTTCGACGGCTCCTCGGGAGGGTCTCTCGTGACGACGCGCATTTCGATCGATGGGCAGGTCGGCGACGAGGGCTCGGCCAAGATCTCGGTCCTCGACCGCGGGTTTCTCTACGGGGACAGCGTCTACGAGGTCCTGCGGACTTACGGGGGGCGCCCCTTCGCCCTTCCCGAGCACCTCGAGCGCCTGCGCCACTCCGCCGAGCTGCTCGAGCTGCCGATGCCCCTCGACGACGCGGGGCTCCGGCAGGAGATCGCGGCCACCATCGCCGCCACCGGGAACGCCGAGTCCTACGTGCGGGTGATCGTGACGCGCGGCGCGGGACCCATCGGGCTCGACCCGGCCCTCGCGGCGGGCCCGTGCCGCGTGATCATCGTGACCGCGCTGAAGCGCTGGCCCGACGAGCTCTACGCGCAAGGAGCTCCTATCGCACTGGTGCCGACCGGTCGCCCCGCGGAAGGGCCCGCGGGAGGGGCGGCCAAGAGCGGAAACTACCTGACAAACCTCCTGGCGCTCGGGCGCGCGCGTCGGTCGGGCGCGCACGAGGCGTTGCTCCTCGACGCGGAGGGGCACGTGGCCGAGGGCTCCTCTAGCAACGTCTTCGTGGTGCGGGAGGAGGGGCTCCTCACGCCCCCCGTCGAGGCGGGGATCCTGGAGGGGATCACGCGGCGCAAGGTGATCGCGCTGGCGCGCCGGGCGGGGATCGCGGTCCACGAGCAGCCGCTCACCCCCGAGGACCTCTTCGGCGCCTCGGAGGTCTTCATCACCAGCACGCTGCGAGAGGTGATGCCCGTGACGCGCGTGGACGACCGCGCCGTTGGCGGGGGCGTCCCCGGTCGCCTCACCACGCGCTTGCGCGAGCTGTTCACCGCGTACGTTGCGGCCTGGCTCGCGCGCGCGGACTGACGCGACCCGAGCTACAGCACCGGCGCCAGGGTGCGGGCGAAGCTCTCGGCCATGCGTCGGCCGAGCCCTCGTCCGTCCAGGAGCTCCTTGGTGATCTCCTCCGCGTCGCGTAGGTCCTTCTCGAAGAGTTCGGCGAGCTGTCGCGCGAAGTCGGGGCCGTAGACCACCGCGTTGATCTCGAAGTTGAGCCGAAAGCTCCGCATGTCCATGTTGGCCGAGCCGACGGTGGCCCAGCTCTGGTCCACGACCATCGTCTTGGCGTGCAGGATGCCGGGCCGGTACTCGAAGACGCGCACCCCCGCCTCGAGCAGCTCGTCGTAGTAGGACCGGCCGGCGTGGAGCGCGAGCGACTGGTCCGAGCGGCGGGGCAGGAGCAGCCGCACGTCCACGCCGCGCAGCGCGGTGGTCTGGAGCGCGACGAGCATCGCCTGGTCGGGCACGAAGTACGGGGTGGTGAGGTAGACGCGCTCCTTGGCCGAGGTGACCACGGTGAAGAAGATGCGCTGGATGGGCTGCGTGTCGGTGTCGGGACCGCTGGCCACGATCTGCACCATGAGATTCCCGGCGCGGTGCTGCTCGGGGAACCACTCCGGGTCGTCGGGCTCTTCCCCCGTCGAGAAGAACCAGTCCTCGGCGAAGGCTTCCTGGACGTGGTGCACCGCCGGCCCTTCGAGCTGCACGTGCGTGTCGCGCCAGAGGCCGACCTTTCGCTTGCGGCCCGTGTACTCGTCGCCGATGTTCACGCCGCCGGTGAAGGCCACGCGTCCGTCCACGACCACGTTCTTGCGGTGGTTGCGCAGGTTCGCGTGCCAGTGGCGGGAAAAGAGCCCCACCGGCAGAAACTCCGCGAACTGGCCGCCGGCCTGCACGAGCGGGATCATGAAGGTGTCGAGCCCGAAGGAGCCCACGCCGTCGGTGAGGACGCGGACCTTGACCCCCTCCTTGGCCTTCTGGATCAGCAGGTCGCGAAAGCGCAGCCCGGTGTCGTCCTCGTTGTAGATGTAGAACTGGAAGTGCACGTGCTTGGTGGCGGCGCGGATCGCGTTCTCCATCGCCTGGTAGGCCTCGTTCGCGTCCACGAGCAGGCGCACGTCGTTGCCGAAGGTGGGCTGCCGACAGCCCATGCGATTCGAGAGCCGCACGAGCTCGCGGTCCGGGGGCCGACTGATCGATACGGAGTCGAAGCGTCCCGAGCTCTCGGTGATCTCGAGCCGCGCGAGGTGCGGCTCGAGCGCGGCGGCTCGTGCCCGCCGCCGGCGTACCTGGCGGGTCAGGCGGTGCCGCCCGAGCAGCAGATAGAGCAGCACCCCGAGATACGGCACCAGCATCATGGTGAGCGCCCAGGCCAGGGTGGCCGTCGGCTCGCGGCGCTGCATCACGATGCGCAGAGTGACGGCGAAGGCCAGCAGGTAGCCGCCGACGACGATGATCCAGTTGGGAATCACGGGGGCAGTCTGTGGGCCGCGTGGCGCCAGGGCCCAGTCTACCCGAAACCGCCCTGCTTTGCTCGGCGCGGGGCCGAACGGGCTGTTGAGCGGCCGGACAAAAGCATATAGGGTCGCCTCGCCTCGGAGGCCCCCGCGCGGTGAAACCCAACGAAACGAGCGACCTCAGCTCCCTCGCCGACGTGCGGCAGCTCGGTCTCTGGGCGGCCATCGCCAGCCTGAGCTACGTCTTCTGGATCGTCGGCGTGATGGAGATGATCGAGCGGCTGGCCTACTACGGGGTCAAGGCCGTGGCCACCCTCTACGCGCGCGACCCCGCCTCGAAGGGAGGCCTCGGCCTGGACATGTCCCAGTTCGGGACGATCCTGATGGTCTGGGCCCTGCTGCAATCCGTGGTGCCGGTCTTCACGGGGGGGCTCTCCGATCGCTACGGGTACAAGGAGACGATCTTCGCCTCTACGGTGGTGAAGATCGCGGGCTACCTGGTGATGGGCTTCTTCCCCACCTTCAACGGCTTCTTCGCCGGCGCGGTGCTCCTCGCCACGGGGACGGCGATCTTCAAGCCCGGCATCCAGGGGACGCTGGTGAAGTCCACGACCCGGCAGAACAGCTCGATGGCCTGGGGGATCTTCTACCAGACGGTGAACATCGGCGGCTTCATCGGGCCGCTCGTGGCCGGGAAGATGCGAAAGCTGGCCTGGCGCAACGTGTTCTTTGCGTGCGCGGGGATCATCTCCTGCAACTTCCTCATGCTCCTCACCTACCGCGAGGTGGGAAAGGACGAGCGGCTCCGGCGGGCCCGTCTCCGCAAAGAGGGGAAGCTCGAGCAACGGAGCCTCGCCGGCGAGGCGCTGCGCGAGCTCGGCAAACGGCACGTCTGGGTCTACCTCCTCATCTTCTCGGGCTTCTGGTTCATGTTCAACGCCATCTTCGACGTGTTGCCCGCGTACCTCGAGGACTGGGTCGACACTCGCGGCGTGGTGACGACCCTCTTCGGAGCGGGGGGGGCCGAGAGCGCGCTGGCCAAGTTCTTCATCGTGATGAGCAAGGACGGCAAGGAGATCCAGCCCGAGGGGATGCTCAACCTCAACGCCGGGTTGATCATGACCACCTGCTTTCTCTTCGCGGCGCTGAGCGGACGCCTGCGCGCTACCTCGAGCATGGTGATAGGGACGCTCTTCGCCGCGCTGGCTCTGGTCCTTTCGGGCTACGCGACGGTGGGCTGGCTCTCGGTCTTTGCGATCCTGGTCTTCAGCGTCGGCGAGATGCTCTCCAGTCCCAAGTTCAGCGAGTTCATCGGCAACTTCGCCCCCGACGACAAGAAGGCCATGTACCTCGGGTTCTCGCAGATCCCGCTCGCCGTGGGCTGGACGCTCGAGGGGAAGGTGGGCCCCTGGCTCTACGAGACCTTCGCCTCGAAGGATCGGTTTGCGCGGGAGCTCCTGCGCGACAAGGGGCTCCCCGCCGAGCGGGTGGCGAAGATCCCGAACGGCGAGGCCTTCGACCACCTGGCGCTGCTGACGCAGGAGAGCGGCGCCCTCGATTCGTCGCGGATGGCGCTCCTGCGCGACCCGGACGGTGCGGCCCGGGCGCTCCTCGCCCGCCAGGGGATGTCGGCGGGGGAGCTCTCGGAGCTCAAGGTCGGCGGCGCCTTCCGGGCGCTGGCAGAGCGGATGGACAAGGAGCACAAGTGGCAGCTCACGCGGGCGCTCCACCGGACGCACCCGCGGATCGGCATGGTCTGGTACATCATGGCCGCCGTCGGCCTCGTGACGGCCCTCGGGATCTACCTCTACGGCCGGTGGATCGCGGGCCTCCGGGAGAAGGCGGGGCGGCGAGCGACCGAGGGCAGTCCCTCGTGAACGGAAGGAGCAAGGTCAGCATGAGGACGAGCGAGCCGAAGAGGCGACGGTGGGTCGGAGTAGCTGTCGCCGCGCTGTGGGTCGTGGCCGCGCCGGCGACCGGTCGAGCGGACCCCGCGGCGCTCCCCGCGAAAGATCGCGATGCGTTCTGGGGTAGCGAGGAGGATCTCCTCGACAAGAAGGTCTGCGAGGGGACCCGCAAGCGGGTGATGCTCACCTGTCGCGACGCGACCTCCTACGTCGTGATGAACGAGTGGTACCACGAGCTCTGGCGCCCCTACCTGGAGAAGGCCGGCGGCGCCTACGTCGGGATCGCCTCGGACCAGAACTTCACGCTCATCGCCTGGCAGCGGGCCGAGCTGGCCTGGATGATGGACTACGACCCGCTCGTGGTGCGCGTGAACCAGATGCACGTGGCCTTCATCAAGGCCTCGGAGAGCATCGAGGCCTACCTCGCGCGGTTCGACAAGGCCGAACGCGAGAAGAGCCAGGCGCTCCTGCGCAAGGAGTACGAGAAGCACGCCGAGCTGAAGGAGATCCTCGCCGCGCATCGTGGCCTCGCGAACAGCATCGGCGCTCACCTGCGCAAGGTGCGCAGCATCGGCAAGCGCAGGGTCTCGCACTGGCTCCATTCGGCGGAGGACTACGCCTACCTGCGTGGGCTGATCCAGGCCGGGCGGCTGCGCGTCCTGAAGGGGGACCTGCTGAAGGACAAGACCCTCGCCGGGATCGGCAAGGTGAGCCACCAGCTGAAGGTCCCGGTGCGTGCGATCTACCTCTCGAACGCCGAGGAGTTCTGGCCCTACCCGAAGACCTTCCGGAATAACTTCATCGGGCTCAACATGGACGACCGGACGGTGGTGCTGCGGACGCGCCACAGCAACAAGTACGGGCCAAAAATCGGCCAATACCTGTATATCGTGCAAGGCGGGAAGGACTTCCAGAAGCGGCTCGCCGACCCCGCGACGCACGGGCTCTGGAACATGATGAACGCGCGCCAGCCCGGCCGCCCCGGCTTCTTCACCATCGGTATCCCCGTGCGGCCCGAGTCCAAGGTGGTGCCGCAGGCGCGTGGCGGCGAGAAGGAAGCCGCCGACGAGGGACAGTGAGCTAGGGGGGGCGCCTCGCGGCCGAGGTGCCCCTGACTACGGCAGGCGCTCCAGGTACGACGCAGCGGCCTGAGCCGCGCTCGCCCCGCGTCCCATCGCGTTCGCCACCGAGGAGCAGTCGGGGCCGAGGATGTCTCCGGCGCCATAGGCCCCGGTCGCTTCGAGGACGCGTCCGTCGGCGTCCGTCCGGAGGTAGCCACGCTCGTCCAGCCACGCGGTAGGGAGCGCCTCGTTGTTCGGACGCCAGCCGATGCGCAGGAGCGCGGCGTCGGCCGGCAGCGCCTCGGGTCCCGACGCCCCGTGCAGGAGCACGCGCTCGAGCCGCTCCCGTCCCTCGAAGCCCACGACCGTCGTGGCCAGTCGCCGCTCTAGCTCCGGGTGCTGCAAGACCGGTCGCCGGAACTGGCCTCGCGCCGAGAGCTCGGCGCCCCGGTGGACCAAGGTGACGCGCGCTCCCGCCTCGGCGAGGAGCAGCGCGTTCTCGCAGGCCGCGTCGCCGCCTCCCACCACCACCACGCGCCGTCCCGCCAGCTCGCGCGTCCCCTTGGCGGCCGTGGCGAGCAGGCCTCGTCCGGTGAGCTCGGCCTCGCCCGGCACGCCGAGGGTCCGGCGCCGCACGCCGGTGGCCACGATCACCGTACGTGCGCGAAGGGTCAGCGGCCCCTCCGCCGCCGCGGCGCGCAGCAGGTAGCTTCCGGCAGCG
Encoded proteins:
- a CDS encoding aminotransferase class IV; the encoded protein is MTTRISIDGQVGDEGSAKISVLDRGFLYGDSVYEVLRTYGGRPFALPEHLERLRHSAELLELPMPLDDAGLRQEIAATIAATGNAESYVRVIVTRGAGPIGLDPALAAGPCRVIIVTALKRWPDELYAQGAPIALVPTGRPAEGPAGGAAKSGNYLTNLLALGRARRSGAHEALLLDAEGHVAEGSSSNVFVVREEGLLTPPVEAGILEGITRRKVIALARRAGIAVHEQPLTPEDLFGASEVFITSTLREVMPVTRVDDRAVGGGVPGRLTTRLRELFTAYVAAWLARAD
- the cls gene encoding cardiolipin synthase, which codes for MIPNWIIVVGGYLLAFAVTLRIVMQRREPTATLAWALTMMLVPYLGVLLYLLLGRHRLTRQVRRRRARAAALEPHLARLEITESSGRFDSVSISRPPDRELVRLSNRMGCRQPTFGNDVRLLVDANEAYQAMENAIRAATKHVHFQFYIYNEDDTGLRFRDLLIQKAKEGVKVRVLTDGVGSFGLDTFMIPLVQAGGQFAEFLPVGLFSRHWHANLRNHRKNVVVDGRVAFTGGVNIGDEYTGRKRKVGLWRDTHVQLEGPAVHHVQEAFAEDWFFSTGEEPDDPEWFPEQHRAGNLMVQIVASGPDTDTQPIQRIFFTVVTSAKERVYLTTPYFVPDQAMLVALQTTALRGVDVRLLLPRRSDQSLALHAGRSYYDELLEAGVRVFEYRPGILHAKTMVVDQSWATVGSANMDMRSFRLNFEINAVVYGPDFARQLAELFEKDLRDAEEITKELLDGRGLGRRMAESFARTLAPVL
- a CDS encoding MFS transporter — its product is MEMIERLAYYGVKAVATLYARDPASKGGLGLDMSQFGTILMVWALLQSVVPVFTGGLSDRYGYKETIFASTVVKIAGYLVMGFFPTFNGFFAGAVLLATGTAIFKPGIQGTLVKSTTRQNSSMAWGIFYQTVNIGGFIGPLVAGKMRKLAWRNVFFACAGIISCNFLMLLTYREVGKDERLRRARLRKEGKLEQRSLAGEALRELGKRHVWVYLLIFSGFWFMFNAIFDVLPAYLEDWVDTRGVVTTLFGAGGAESALAKFFIVMSKDGKEIQPEGMLNLNAGLIMTTCFLFAALSGRLRATSSMVIGTLFAALALVLSGYATVGWLSVFAILVFSVGEMLSSPKFSEFIGNFAPDDKKAMYLGFSQIPLAVGWTLEGKVGPWLYETFASKDRFARELLRDKGLPAERVAKIPNGEAFDHLALLTQESGALDSSRMALLRDPDGAARALLARQGMSAGELSELKVGGAFRALAERMDKEHKWQLTRALHRTHPRIGMVWYIMAAVGLVTALGIYLYGRWIAGLREKAGRRATEGSPS